A part of Chloroflexota bacterium genomic DNA contains:
- a CDS encoding bifunctional transaldolase/phosoglucose isomerase has translation MSAADKLHILGQSVCYDNIRRKLIVDGTLMGMIERRDILDLTSNPSIFMKAIADSDDYDADLQTMAWAGLEPLETFFNLAIKDVQDVADLFRPIYEATDGADGFVSLEVDPRLAHDTEGTLEQAIWLWETVNRPNLLVKIPGTVEGLPAITDAIAAGININVTLIFSRARYRDVMDAYLKGIERRVAAGLAVDGIVSCASFFVSRVEVKADGYLQEVVDAGGPNAEIAQSLMGKMAVDNIRLAYQDFEEFFNAERFQKVAEFGAQKQRPLWASTGTKNPAYSDVKYVEMLVAPYSVNTMPPKTLDAYLDHGEPRVTIYDDLDEAKADFEKYAQIGLSFDKVSEELEAEGLASFNAGFDKLLNVIEQRRKQYVDGLGDLFDAVVKRTEQFDAENIISRIHRIDPTVWTNDPADKDEIQKRLGWLTLADDNQSLVEDLYGFAYEALDEDFEKVVLLGMGGSSLAPETMAKIFEGYIEGAELRILDSTIPEQVKEMDEWVDYGKTLFIVSSKSGGTTETMSLFHYFWDRAKAEAGKDFAKHFIAVTDPGNKLAAMGKELGFRAVMTANPNVGGRYSALSQFGLVPAALMGVDLDEFLWAASDMAARCSQDQPLVENTGALLGIILGEAALAGKDKLTFLTDDAVAPLGAWLEQLVAESSGKLGKGIVPVADEPLVAADAYGNDRIFAYLRATGEQDAFAAMLVKAGQPVVTLDIPTLYDLAGEFYRWEFAIATACSVIGVNAFDQPDVQDNKDRTRKLIKAYQDAGHLDEPETLWEKDGVEVAGVDFDGLKKCGSVSEVIAAFTAQAKDGDYIAINAYLPRNESVEAKLTALRERILKATSKATTLGFGPRFLHSTGQLHKGGANNGLFLQITQADAEDLAIPEAFYGFSMLARAQSLGDLDALQSRDRRVIRINLPAGDKLDF, from the coding sequence ATGAGTGCAGCAGATAAATTGCATATCCTTGGTCAATCGGTTTGTTACGATAATATTCGGCGAAAGCTGATCGTTGATGGCACCTTGATGGGCATGATTGAACGTCGGGATATCCTTGACCTGACCTCCAATCCCAGTATCTTCATGAAGGCTATTGCCGACAGTGATGACTATGATGCGGATTTACAGACTATGGCCTGGGCGGGTTTGGAACCTCTGGAAACTTTCTTTAATCTGGCGATTAAAGATGTTCAGGACGTTGCTGACCTATTCCGCCCGATCTATGAAGCGACCGACGGCGCAGATGGCTTTGTAAGCCTGGAAGTGGACCCACGCTTGGCCCACGATACCGAAGGTACGCTCGAACAGGCCATTTGGCTTTGGGAAACCGTGAACCGGCCAAACCTGCTGGTGAAAATCCCTGGTACAGTGGAAGGCCTTCCCGCGATCACCGATGCGATTGCGGCGGGGATTAATATTAACGTGACTTTGATCTTCTCCCGCGCTCGATACCGTGACGTGATGGATGCCTATTTGAAAGGTATCGAACGGCGTGTGGCGGCTGGCCTCGCTGTGGATGGGATTGTCTCCTGTGCCTCCTTCTTCGTCTCCCGTGTGGAAGTCAAGGCGGATGGTTACCTGCAGGAAGTCGTGGATGCCGGCGGTCCGAATGCTGAGATCGCCCAATCACTGATGGGCAAAATGGCGGTGGATAATATCCGCCTGGCCTATCAGGACTTTGAGGAATTCTTCAATGCTGAACGCTTCCAGAAGGTTGCTGAGTTTGGCGCGCAGAAACAGCGACCGCTTTGGGCTTCCACCGGCACAAAGAATCCTGCCTATAGTGATGTCAAATATGTTGAAATGTTGGTTGCACCATATTCGGTCAACACGATGCCCCCCAAGACCCTGGATGCTTATCTGGATCACGGGGAACCCCGAGTGACCATTTATGATGATCTGGATGAGGCAAAAGCGGACTTCGAGAAGTACGCTCAGATTGGACTCTCATTTGATAAGGTCAGCGAAGAGCTGGAAGCTGAAGGCCTGGCAAGTTTTAACGCTGGGTTTGATAAATTGCTGAATGTGATCGAACAGCGCCGCAAGCAGTATGTGGATGGGCTGGGCGATCTTTTTGATGCGGTGGTAAAGCGCACTGAACAGTTTGACGCTGAAAATATTATTTCCCGGATTCATCGGATTGACCCAACAGTCTGGACGAATGATCCCGCCGACAAGGATGAGATTCAAAAGCGTTTGGGTTGGCTGACTCTGGCGGATGACAATCAGAGCCTGGTGGAGGATCTCTATGGTTTCGCCTATGAAGCCCTGGATGAGGACTTCGAGAAAGTCGTTCTTCTGGGTATGGGCGGATCATCACTGGCTCCTGAGACAATGGCCAAGATTTTTGAAGGGTATATCGAAGGCGCAGAACTCCGCATCCTTGACTCCACCATTCCGGAACAGGTCAAAGAAATGGATGAATGGGTGGATTATGGCAAGACTCTCTTCATCGTCTCCAGTAAATCCGGCGGCACCACTGAAACCATGAGCCTGTTCCATTATTTCTGGGATAGGGCCAAAGCGGAAGCCGGAAAAGACTTCGCTAAACACTTCATTGCCGTCACCGACCCCGGCAACAAACTGGCTGCGATGGGGAAAGAGCTAGGGTTCCGCGCAGTTATGACTGCCAACCCGAATGTGGGCGGCCGTTATTCAGCATTAAGCCAATTTGGCCTGGTGCCTGCTGCACTGATGGGCGTGGACCTGGATGAATTCCTCTGGGCTGCCAGTGATATGGCTGCCCGCTGTTCGCAGGATCAGCCGCTGGTTGAGAACACCGGCGCACTCCTGGGGATCATTCTGGGTGAAGCGGCCCTGGCCGGTAAGGACAAACTAACCTTCCTGACTGATGACGCTGTGGCGCCTTTAGGTGCCTGGCTGGAACAACTGGTCGCTGAATCCAGCGGTAAACTCGGTAAGGGCATTGTCCCGGTGGCCGATGAACCTCTGGTTGCGGCAGATGCTTATGGCAATGACCGGATTTTCGCTTATTTGCGGGCGACTGGTGAACAAGATGCCTTCGCTGCCATGCTTGTGAAAGCCGGACAACCTGTTGTGACGTTGGATATCCCCACGCTCTATGATCTGGCCGGCGAGTTCTATCGCTGGGAGTTTGCAATTGCTACAGCTTGTAGTGTGATTGGCGTAAATGCCTTCGATCAGCCGGACGTGCAGGACAATAAGGACCGCACCAGGAAACTGATTAAAGCCTATCAGGATGCCGGTCATTTGGATGAGCCTGAAACCCTCTGGGAAAAGGACGGTGTGGAAGTTGCTGGTGTGGATTTCGATGGCTTGAAGAAATGTGGTTCGGTTTCAGAGGTAATTGCGGCCTTCACCGCCCAGGCAAAAGACGGTGATTATATCGCCATCAATGCTTACCTGCCGCGGAACGAATCTGTGGAAGCCAAACTGACCGCTTTACGGGAGCGCATATTGAAAGCGACCAGCAAGGCGACCACCTTGGGCTTTGGCCCCCGCTTCCTGCATTCCACCGGGCAGCTACATAAGGGCGGCGCGAATAACGGGCTGTTCCTGCAGATTACTCAGGCCGACGCAGAAGACCTGGCGATTCCTGAAGCGTTTTATGGCTTCTCGATGCTTGCCCGGGCGCAGTCACTGGGTGATTTGGATGCTTTGCAGAGCCGTGACCGGCGGGTGATCCGCATTAACCTGCCAGCAGGCGATAAACTGGATTTCTAG
- the tkt gene encoding transketolase, with translation MSTDSIQEKAINAIKFLSVDGVQTAKSGHPGLPMGDAGIAYALWMKLLRYNPKNPKWFNRDRFILSGGHGSMLIYTMLHLTGYDLPLSELQQFRQWGSKTPGHPEYGMTPGVEVTTGPLGQGFANGVGFAIAEAHMAAEFNRPGHEIVDHYTYAIVTDGDLMEGISYEAASLAGHLKLGKLIYFYDNNHISIDGSTELAFTDDRRMRFEALGWHVGHVSNPYDVDALVAAAEAAKADPRPSLIIVDTVIGDGLPDVQGTEAAHGSPPGWDEIAKAKEAVGWPVEPHFFIPEDVKEHFLAKLDEGESQNMWWGRKFEDYQKAYPELAAELKRRISGDLPKDWEKGLPVFPADEKGIASRAASGKVINGLAATLPELMGGAADLAPSNKTWINGEPAFSPETPEGRNMHFGVREHAMGAIINAMSVHGGIVPYAGTFLVFSDYVRPAVRLSALSGYKSIWVFTHDSIGVGEDGPTHEPIEHVDSLRIIPELVTLRPGDANETAQAWKFAVEHDGPTALILSRQNLPTIDRNVYADAENLQKGAYVLADMGEGTPELILMASGSEVGLIMTAAGRMAAEGVNVRVVSFPSWELFAGQSKEYQDQVLPPAIKKRLSVEAGSTFGWHRWVGDAGYSIGIDRFGESAPGGLVMEKFGFTVENVIAEAMKLLRANAGATENNNGHK, from the coding sequence ATGAGTACAGATTCAATTCAGGAAAAAGCAATTAATGCGATTAAATTCTTGTCCGTTGATGGTGTACAAACCGCAAAATCAGGCCATCCGGGTTTACCAATGGGCGATGCGGGGATTGCCTATGCCTTATGGATGAAACTTCTCCGCTATAACCCCAAGAACCCAAAGTGGTTTAACCGTGACCGTTTTATTCTTTCAGGCGGTCACGGTTCTATGTTAATTTATACCATGCTTCACCTCACGGGGTATGATCTGCCGCTTTCCGAGCTGCAGCAATTCCGTCAATGGGGCAGCAAGACCCCCGGCCATCCGGAATATGGGATGACCCCTGGCGTTGAAGTGACGACCGGGCCTTTGGGGCAAGGTTTTGCAAATGGCGTTGGTTTTGCTATTGCAGAAGCTCATATGGCGGCGGAATTCAACCGCCCTGGACATGAGATCGTCGATCACTATACCTATGCGATCGTCACCGATGGCGACCTGATGGAAGGGATTTCCTATGAGGCGGCGTCATTAGCCGGACATCTCAAATTGGGTAAGCTGATCTATTTTTATGACAATAACCACATTTCCATTGATGGTTCAACTGAACTGGCTTTCACCGATGACCGCCGGATGCGTTTTGAGGCACTGGGCTGGCATGTGGGGCACGTTAGTAATCCTTATGACGTAGATGCCCTTGTGGCCGCTGCAGAGGCCGCTAAGGCCGATCCTCGTCCTTCACTGATCATTGTGGATACGGTGATTGGGGATGGCCTGCCTGATGTGCAAGGCACAGAAGCTGCCCACGGGTCGCCTCCTGGATGGGATGAGATTGCCAAGGCCAAGGAAGCTGTTGGCTGGCCGGTGGAACCGCATTTCTTCATCCCAGAGGATGTCAAAGAACATTTCCTGGCCAAACTGGATGAGGGCGAATCCCAAAATATGTGGTGGGGGCGCAAATTTGAGGATTATCAGAAAGCTTATCCTGAATTGGCAGCTGAACTAAAACGCCGGATCTCCGGTGACCTGCCCAAGGATTGGGAAAAAGGCTTGCCGGTCTTCCCTGCCGATGAAAAGGGTATCGCCTCACGTGCTGCTTCCGGCAAGGTGATCAATGGCCTGGCTGCCACGTTACCCGAGTTGATGGGTGGGGCGGCTGACCTGGCGCCATCCAACAAAACCTGGATCAACGGGGAACCTGCCTTCAGCCCGGAGACACCTGAAGGGCGCAATATGCACTTTGGCGTGCGTGAACATGCAATGGGCGCGATCATCAATGCGATGTCTGTCCATGGCGGCATCGTACCTTATGCTGGCACTTTCCTGGTCTTCTCTGACTATGTTCGCCCTGCAGTGCGGCTCTCCGCCCTGTCAGGGTATAAATCCATTTGGGTCTTCACCCACGATTCAATCGGTGTTGGTGAAGATGGACCGACCCATGAACCCATTGAGCATGTTGACTCACTGCGGATCATCCCCGAGCTGGTTACTCTCCGGCCGGGTGACGCCAATGAGACTGCTCAAGCCTGGAAGTTCGCTGTTGAGCATGACGGCCCCACGGCATTGATCCTCTCTCGGCAGAACCTGCCCACCATTGACCGTAATGTCTACGCCGACGCAGAAAACCTGCAAAAGGGCGCTTACGTTTTGGCGGATATGGGCGAAGGCACACCTGAACTGATCCTGATGGCCTCAGGCTCCGAAGTCGGTTTGATCATGACCGCAGCCGGTCGGATGGCGGCAGAGGGTGTGAATGTGCGTGTGGTTTCCTTCCCGAGCTGGGAACTCTTTGCGGGTCAATCGAAAGAATATCAGGACCAGGTTTTGCCCCCGGCGATCAAGAAGAGACTGTCCGTTGAAGCAGGATCGACCTTTGGTTGGCACCGCTGGGTTGGTGATGCCGGTTATTCCATCGGCATTGACCGCTTTGGTGAATCAGCTCCCGGTGGTTTGGTTATGGAGAAATTTGGCTTTACGGTTGAGAACGTGATCGCCGAAGCGATGAAATTGCTTCGGGCCAATGCTGGTGCAACCGAAAACAATAATGGTCATAAGTAA
- a CDS encoding TlpA family protein disulfide reductase, producing MKKHNYLIIASIILMLGIAWTLLTPAIFPAVQAGSSQAAHEGFQAPDFTLFTPDGQSVTLSDLTGKPVLVFLWASWCSVCKATMPGLEPVYQEYASRGFEIVAVNMTSQDVASSAITYFEGQGFSFPMLLDPDGSVAQQYQMHALPTSILIGPDGIVQRVVIGAGMNAGELRAWLDEVLSIGQGE from the coding sequence TTGAAGAAACATAATTACCTGATCATCGCTTCGATCATTCTCATGCTGGGGATTGCCTGGACGCTCCTGACCCCGGCGATCTTTCCGGCTGTTCAGGCAGGGTCATCCCAGGCCGCCCATGAGGGGTTTCAAGCGCCGGATTTCACCCTGTTTACCCCTGACGGTCAGTCCGTTACCTTATCCGATCTCACCGGGAAGCCAGTTCTGGTTTTCCTTTGGGCCTCCTGGTGTTCAGTCTGTAAAGCCACTATGCCGGGTTTGGAACCCGTTTATCAGGAATATGCCTCCCGGGGGTTTGAGATCGTGGCAGTCAACATGACATCCCAGGATGTCGCTTCATCAGCAATCACTTATTTCGAAGGCCAGGGCTTTTCTTTTCCAATGCTGCTCGATCCGGATGGTTCAGTGGCCCAGCAATATCAGATGCATGCGCTGCCAACCTCCATCCTGATTGGACCGGATGGCATTGTTCAAAGGGTTGTGATTGGTGCAGGCATGAATGCCGGTGAGCTGCGCGCCTGGCTGGATGAAGTGCTATCAATAGGACAGGGGGAATAG
- the folK gene encoding 2-amino-4-hydroxy-6-hydroxymethyldihydropteridine diphosphokinase: protein MFPVIDLGPVALQAAGLLIILSVWLGLWLSGKFATHLGTNGDVIENGLLYGFMGGIVAARVGFLLTNPTILQENPLSIVSLTPSMLDANFGLLAGLLIALIIFQRKHLPLWPTLDTLSPLMILAYAGFQLANLANGNAYGLPAELPWGISLWNAIRHPVQIYALILTAGLFIWWLARTRFTKQNGFYHSGILFSLTFGSLALITLTTQAFIAEKQLLFGVDQIQLFSLILLAGSLLIINQLGFRKPKVTKVYISMGSNSDPLDNLYEGSQDIAAHFKILRRSEVYKTKDIREGHEDIFYLNRVLLIETSLSYPELIATLKEIEQSHGRQHGELDVIPLDLDVLTFGKQVFSNLNRQIPDPDLRKHGYILLPLAETTPDFRHPATGESIDDLILKLSPEELDIQKIEEVKDGIEG from the coding sequence ATGTTTCCAGTTATTGACCTCGGCCCCGTTGCCCTTCAGGCTGCCGGCCTGTTGATCATCCTCAGTGTCTGGCTTGGATTGTGGCTCAGCGGTAAGTTTGCTACTCACCTGGGCACCAATGGCGATGTGATTGAAAACGGATTGTTGTATGGTTTCATGGGTGGCATTGTCGCAGCCAGAGTGGGATTTCTATTAACCAATCCCACAATCCTGCAGGAAAATCCGCTCAGCATCGTCTCCCTGACCCCCTCCATGCTGGATGCCAATTTTGGGCTCCTGGCAGGTTTACTGATCGCACTGATCATTTTCCAGCGCAAGCACCTCCCCTTATGGCCCACACTGGATACCCTCAGCCCCCTGATGATCCTGGCTTATGCGGGCTTTCAACTGGCGAACCTGGCGAACGGTAACGCCTATGGGCTGCCAGCAGAGCTGCCCTGGGGCATTTCACTCTGGAACGCCATCCGCCATCCCGTTCAGATCTATGCCCTAATACTGACGGCCGGGCTGTTTATCTGGTGGTTGGCCCGGACCCGTTTCACCAAACAAAACGGTTTCTATCATAGCGGGATTCTATTCAGCCTGACCTTTGGCAGCTTAGCCCTTATCACCCTGACCACGCAAGCCTTCATAGCCGAGAAACAACTGCTGTTTGGCGTGGATCAAATCCAATTGTTTTCGCTGATCCTGTTGGCAGGAAGTCTATTAATCATCAATCAACTGGGCTTCCGAAAGCCCAAAGTTACGAAAGTCTACATCTCAATGGGATCGAATAGTGATCCCCTGGATAACCTCTATGAAGGCAGCCAGGACATCGCGGCTCATTTCAAGATTCTACGCCGTTCAGAGGTCTACAAAACCAAAGATATCCGTGAAGGCCACGAAGACATCTTCTATCTCAATCGAGTCTTACTGATTGAAACCTCGCTCTCCTATCCTGAGCTTATCGCCACCCTCAAAGAGATTGAACAATCCCACGGGCGGCAGCACGGTGAACTGGATGTCATTCCCCTGGATCTGGACGTCCTCACTTTTGGTAAACAAGTGTTTTCCAACCTAAACCGCCAAATTCCCGACCCCGATCTGCGGAAACATGGTTATATCCTGCTGCCTTTGGCTGAAACCACCCCGGATTTTCGTCACCCGGCCACAGGCGAATCAATTGATGATCTAATTTTAAAATTATCTCCGGAAGAACTGGACATCCAGAAAATCGAAGAGGTGAAAGATGGAATTGAAGGGTAA
- a CDS encoding SDR family oxidoreductase: protein MELKGKTALVTGGGIRLGRAYALALAKEGVNLAIHYNRSLEPAEETAKLARELGVKAVTFGADFNDLTAVEALFPEILKHFDSVDILINNAAIYLRGDGLETDREMWESQFRINLQTPFTLIQAFAHQLPKGRPGRILNIADAQILQHRPDHFAYRLTKLALVEMTRMFALELAPNITVNAFAPGIMLPLADREDIDLEAYAKSHVPLQRTGSPEIAVENALHLIKSDFTTGAFLRVDGGQYL from the coding sequence ATGGAATTGAAGGGTAAAACAGCACTCGTCACCGGCGGCGGCATCCGACTGGGGCGCGCCTATGCCCTGGCGCTGGCAAAGGAAGGCGTAAACCTGGCTATCCACTATAACCGTTCCTTAGAACCGGCTGAAGAGACAGCCAAACTTGCCCGCGAGTTGGGCGTTAAAGCCGTTACCTTTGGGGCGGATTTCAATGACCTGACCGCAGTGGAAGCCCTATTCCCTGAAATCCTGAAACACTTTGACTCTGTGGATATTTTGATCAATAACGCTGCCATCTACCTGCGCGGCGACGGTTTGGAAACGGACCGTGAGATGTGGGAATCACAATTCAGGATCAACCTGCAAACCCCCTTTACGCTGATTCAGGCTTTTGCGCACCAGCTTCCCAAAGGGCGCCCCGGACGCATTCTCAATATCGCCGATGCCCAAATCCTGCAACACCGACCTGACCATTTCGCCTACCGATTGACCAAATTGGCCTTGGTGGAGATGACCCGGATGTTTGCGCTCGAACTCGCCCCCAACATCACGGTAAATGCCTTTGCACCCGGTATCATGCTGCCTCTGGCAGACCGGGAAGACATAGATTTGGAGGCTTACGCCAAAAGCCATGTCCCCTTGCAGCGAACCGGAAGTCCCGAAATCGCTGTGGAAAACGCCCTCCACCTCATCAAGAGTGACTTCACCACCGGTGCGTTCCTGCGGGTGGACGGTGGGCAATATCTCTGA
- a CDS encoding SDR family oxidoreductase translates to MGKFTDKIVVVSGAAGALGREVVKAFLREGATVCALDHREGRLAEQGLDVGVSGRLEMVENIDLSQTGVAPKVQSEVHQRSGQVDVVVHTVGGFTYGETVDALSAETWQKMLDINVNTFLNLAKAFIPDLVETGSGKIITIGAKAALKGGAKMGAYSATKAALLRLTESMAAELAGKGVQVNCVLPGTIDTPNNRAEMPNADFSKWVSTAKIAETILFLASPESDAITGASIPVYGQP, encoded by the coding sequence ATGGGAAAATTCACAGATAAAATTGTCGTTGTTTCCGGTGCGGCTGGGGCATTAGGCAGGGAGGTCGTCAAGGCCTTTCTGCGAGAAGGGGCCACAGTCTGTGCTTTAGATCATCGGGAAGGACGCCTAGCAGAGCAGGGATTGGATGTGGGGGTCAGCGGACGCTTGGAAATGGTTGAGAACATTGACCTCAGCCAGACCGGTGTTGCGCCAAAAGTACAATCTGAGGTTCATCAACGGTCAGGTCAAGTCGATGTGGTCGTGCATACGGTTGGAGGCTTTACCTATGGCGAGACAGTTGATGCGCTCTCAGCAGAAACCTGGCAGAAGATGCTGGATATCAATGTGAACACCTTCTTGAACCTTGCCAAGGCTTTTATCCCGGATTTGGTTGAGACGGGCAGCGGGAAGATCATCACGATTGGCGCAAAGGCGGCCTTGAAGGGCGGCGCCAAAATGGGGGCGTATAGTGCCACGAAAGCGGCCTTATTGCGGCTGACGGAAAGTATGGCGGCTGAGTTGGCTGGGAAAGGTGTTCAGGTCAATTGCGTGCTGCCGGGGACGATTGATACCCCCAATAACCGGGCTGAGATGCCCAATGCCGATTTTTCCAAATGGGTTTCCACGGCGAAGATCGCAGAGACGATTCTGTTCCTGGCTTCACCGGAGTCGGATGCGATCACAGGGGCATCCATTCCTGTCTACGGCCAGCCCTGA
- a CDS encoding glycosyltransferase family 4 protein, whose protein sequence is MFSINPLYPNKVTGGASKHLYHIARHLGELGHQVEIVCAQAVEPQESFAWGEQEHVYPVLPFHLPFPQPYAVSGPDLARIIEKLTDFLGDADRFYIHDGEFLIPDVYQHIPTVVSLRDNIYPESVLGSFIGRYDELICVSPYSASVVRATVGRFYPELDLRLHQVNNGIDFEMFHPVDYTKLAAELGVDPDEQVILLLPHRPEPGKGLPETIRVAEVLVHRFGIYNLKILIPEWIGSMVSQGEAEFYGEMIRLMVDLDVRDHFMFVPWIPAARMPELYSLGQVTLCLGNIVEAFGNVAYESLACGTPSVVSRTGVHRTLLPDELIDKVNYGDIHAAAEKIVKIIHSGGNVSAATTTFIQTYLDFNFQVEQYAQIITTAEKREPMPFSKYRPDESTPYQIAPWCYLEQDRIYHDFRGKFEPAVELAEVFKGMEWISAAYAEMKGFSEEQWQDWIDKTYLIPVINRWKGF, encoded by the coding sequence ATGTTTTCCATAAATCCGCTTTATCCCAATAAGGTCACGGGTGGAGCTTCCAAGCATCTCTATCACATCGCCAGGCACCTGGGAGAATTGGGACATCAGGTCGAGATTGTCTGTGCCCAGGCTGTTGAGCCTCAGGAGTCATTTGCATGGGGTGAACAGGAACATGTGTACCCTGTTCTGCCGTTTCACCTCCCATTTCCGCAACCGTACGCCGTCAGCGGCCCGGACCTGGCCCGGATCATCGAAAAACTGACGGATTTTTTGGGAGATGCGGACCGGTTTTATATCCATGATGGTGAATTCCTCATTCCTGATGTCTATCAGCATATCCCGACCGTTGTTTCTCTGCGGGATAATATTTACCCTGAATCGGTGTTGGGTTCCTTCATTGGCCGATATGACGAGTTGATCTGTGTCTCACCATATTCAGCTTCTGTTGTCCGGGCTACGGTGGGCAGGTTCTATCCTGAATTGGATTTGCGATTGCACCAGGTGAATAACGGCATTGATTTTGAGATGTTCCATCCAGTGGATTACACTAAACTGGCGGCTGAACTGGGGGTTGATCCCGATGAACAGGTGATCCTCCTGCTCCCCCACCGGCCTGAGCCGGGCAAAGGCTTGCCGGAAACGATCCGGGTGGCCGAAGTATTGGTGCACCGGTTCGGCATTTATAACCTCAAGATCCTGATCCCGGAGTGGATTGGCTCAATGGTCTCGCAGGGTGAAGCAGAATTCTATGGCGAGATGATCCGGTTGATGGTGGATTTGGATGTGCGGGATCATTTCATGTTTGTACCCTGGATCCCGGCGGCAAGGATGCCGGAACTATATAGTCTGGGCCAGGTGACACTTTGCCTGGGGAATATTGTGGAGGCTTTTGGCAATGTTGCCTATGAGTCACTGGCCTGCGGCACGCCCAGTGTGGTCTCCAGAACAGGTGTGCACCGCACACTTCTGCCAGATGAGCTGATTGATAAGGTGAATTATGGTGACATTCATGCTGCGGCGGAAAAGATTGTTAAGATTATCCATTCTGGTGGAAATGTGAGTGCAGCGACAACAACATTCATTCAAACCTACCTGGATTTTAATTTTCAGGTTGAGCAGTATGCCCAGATCATCACGACGGCTGAAAAACGTGAGCCAATGCCTTTTTCAAAATATCGGCCGGATGAGAGCACGCCGTATCAAATTGCACCCTGGTGCTATTTGGAGCAGGATCGGATTTATCATGACTTTCGGGGGAAATTTGAACCTGCTGTTGAACTGGCAGAAGTTTTCAAGGGGATGGAGTGGATTTCTGCGGCCTATGCTGAAATGAAAGGTTTCTCTGAAGAACAATGGCAAGATTGGATTGATAAAACCTATCTCATTCCTGTGATCAATCGGTGGAAAGGATTTTGA
- a CDS encoding dihydroneopterin aldolase has protein sequence MDKIIIKNLKTEGILGIHQREQETPQPIQINVVMSVDTSMAAADDDIHQTVNYSTIAKQIIQKVQSTHFYTVEALISALADLVLENDKVKKVWLRVEKTEAVTAAESVGVEITRKRS, from the coding sequence ATGGATAAGATCATTATCAAAAATCTAAAGACTGAGGGAATCCTGGGAATCCACCAAAGGGAGCAGGAAACACCTCAGCCCATTCAAATCAATGTCGTGATGTCGGTAGATACCTCTATGGCCGCGGCCGATGATGATATCCACCAGACAGTTAATTATTCAACCATTGCCAAGCAGATCATCCAGAAGGTACAGTCCACCCACTTCTATACGGTGGAAGCCCTAATCTCGGCCTTGGCTGACCTTGTCCTCGAAAATGACAAGGTAAAAAAGGTTTGGCTGCGGGTCGAAAAAACCGAGGCGGTCACGGCAGCCGAGTCTGTCGGCGTGGAGATCACCCGTAAGCGGTCTTAA
- the folE gene encoding GTP cyclohydrolase I FolE, with the protein MDLDTIEHSVKDILEAIGEDVDREGLLKTPHRVAKAYTELLAGYRMDPRELINEAVFDVGYDEMVIVRDIEFYSMCEHHMLPFIGRVHVAYIPTDKVIGLSKIPRIVDLFSRRLQVQERMTRQIAEYINFVLKPQGVAVVAEGVHMCMMLRGVKKHDARMTTSTMLGVFRKDMSTRMEFLDNISRGATSLHF; encoded by the coding sequence ATGGACCTTGATACGATTGAACACTCAGTGAAAGATATTCTGGAGGCGATTGGGGAGGATGTGGACAGGGAAGGTCTACTGAAGACACCACATCGGGTGGCCAAAGCCTATACAGAATTGCTGGCCGGTTATCGGATGGACCCCCGCGAGCTGATTAATGAAGCTGTATTTGATGTGGGTTATGATGAGATGGTCATCGTCCGGGATATCGAATTTTACAGCATGTGCGAACACCACATGCTGCCCTTTATTGGACGGGTGCATGTGGCCTATATCCCAACGGATAAGGTCATCGGCCTATCCAAGATTCCCCGAATTGTGGACCTTTTCTCCCGTCGTCTGCAGGTGCAGGAACGGATGACCCGCCAGATTGCGGAATACATTAATTTTGTGCTCAAGCCGCAGGGTGTTGCCGTGGTGGCTGAGGGGGTGCACATGTGCATGATGCTGCGCGGTGTGAAAAAGCATGATGCCCGTATGACGACATCCACAATGCTGGGTGTTTTCCGTAAGGATATGTCGACCCGGATGGAGTTCCTCGACAATATCAGCCGAGGCGCAACCAGCCTGCATTTCTAA